One genomic segment of Brassica napus cultivar Da-Ae chromosome A3, Da-Ae, whole genome shotgun sequence includes these proteins:
- the LOC106441480 gene encoding probably inactive leucine-rich repeat receptor-like protein kinase At5g48380 yields the protein MSMSTCLWFLLVSSFTGANEVNVNCLRSIKSQVKDPKRSLSSLDLSRNNFSGALPSNIASLIPFVTTLDLSYNQFSGEIPTGLLNVTFLNTLMLQHNQFTGQLPPQLASLQRLKQFSVADNHLIGPVPKFNEAYFGSESFANNTDLCGLPMEFCINPEEKVSRFGQMGAAIGAAIFAPVGAFLGWFFFNGN from the exons ATGTCCATGTCAACTTGTCTCTGGTTCTTGCTGGTGTCAAGCTTCACAGGCGCAAACGAGGTCAACGTAAATTGCCTGAGGAGCATAAAATCTCAAGTTAAAGATCCCAAGCGATCTTTATCAA GTCTAGATCTTTCCAGAAACAACTTCTCTGGAGCTCTACCATCTAATATAGCCTCCTTGATTCCATTTGTTACAACTCTCGACCTCTCTTACAATCAATTCTCCGGTGAAATCCCAACAGGTTTATTAAATGTTACCTTTCTGAACACTCTTATGCTTCAGCATAACCAGTTCACTGGTCAGCTTCCTCCCCAGCTAGCGTCACTTCAGCGGCTCAAACAGTTCTCAGTGGCAGACAATCATTTGATCGGTCCTGTCCCAAAATTCAACGAAGCCTACTTTGGATCGGAGAGTTTTGCTAATAACACGGATTTGTGTGGTTTGCCTATGGAGTTTTGCATTAACCCGGAAGAAAAAGTGAGCCGGTTTGGGCAGATGGGTGCAGCAATTGGTGCGGCTATATTTGCACCAGTAGGTGCGTTCTTAGGCTGGTTCTTCTTCAATGGTAATTAG
- the LOC111198580 gene encoding WEB family protein At5g16730, chloroplastic-like, whose protein sequence is MSSKTKTSLSETPPGKSSPATPKVARLSRAANKSETTSPSSRLSLDRSSPSSKSSTERRSPKVPTPPEKTQARAAAKGSSAEPTQTRLTLTQIKEDLKKANEKITSLEKEKAKALDELKEAKKESQEASLKLDDALKAQKNIEVEKFQAVEEGIEAVQKKEEELKKELENIKSQHASVTQELQKVNEELAKANEVKSKALIQADDSSKTAQLHAEKVEMLSSELTRLKALLDSSESEMVGKLEEEIDVLKIDLERARTFEVEVKEQEMIIKKLNVDLEAANSSSEEWKSKAKEVESQVEEAKNLERCASLSLESVMKQLEGSNDKLHETESELTNLKEKIITLETTVARQKDDLEESEEELSKTKKEVEKLKKELETVVEEKNRALDKEQDASSNVQRLLEQKKKLLSDLETSKEEEEKSKKAMETLASALHEVSSEGRELKEKLLSQGGDQDYEAQIEDLKLVIKATSEKYETMLDESRHEIDVLVSAVEQTKKHFESSKKEWEMKEAKLVDHVRKMEEEVASMSRLGGLLKRTEEEADAAWKKEAETKESLKEVEEEVVYLQECLGEAKAESMKLKENLLEKESEFESVVHENEELRVKEGVALRKIEELSKLLEEARLSKEEVEVSESEKEYDLLPKVVEFSSENGHRSVEEEAPQEHIISNGNGVEEKDMNGKHEEAKTEMKEKKEESPDDDDDKDNSVEVIFKMWESCQVEKKEAVPDKKTELESPEEEKDSRKIDESDETSTEKVDETAEDEIVMEKKIKKKKTLLGKVFSRRKQQ, encoded by the exons ATGTCTTCGAAGACTAA aactagtttgtcggaaacaCCTCCGGGGAAGTCATCTCCCGCAACTCCAAAAGTGGCGAGATTGAGTAGGGCAGCGAATAAATCTGAGACCACTTCTCCAAGTTCACGCCTTTCACTTGATCGTTCTTCACCAAGTTCAAAGTCCTCTACTGAGAGAAGATCACCAAAGGTTCCAACTCCACCTGAG AAAACTCAAGCGCGTGCAGCAGCGAAAGGATCATCAGCAGAGCCAACGCAGACTCGGTTGACTCTGACTCAAATCAAGGAAGATCTCAAGAAAGCAAACGAGAAGATAACTTcattagagaaggagaaagcGAAAGCACTTGACGAACTCAAAGAAGCCAAGAAAGAGTCTCAAGAAGCATCTCTGAAGCTGGACGACGCTTTAAAAGCTCAGAAGAACATCGAGGTTGAGAAGTTCCAAGCTGTTGAGGAAGGGATCGAGGCGGttcagaagaaagaagaagagttgAAGAAAGAACTCGAGAACATCAAGAGCCAACACGCTTCGGTTACACAGGAGCTTCAAAAGGTTAATGAAGAGTTGGCTAAGGCCAATGAGGTTAAGAGCAAGGCTTTGATCCAAGCGGATGATTCTAGTAAGACAGCTCAGCTTCATGCGGAGAAAGTTGAGATGTTATCTTCTGAGTTGACACGGTTGAAAGCTCTGCTTGATTCATCCGAAAGTGAAATGGTTGGTAAGCTAGAAGAGGagattgatgttttgaaaataGATCTTGAGAGAGCGAGAACCTTTGAGGTTGAGGTGAAAGAGCAAGAGATGATCATCAAGAAGCTTAATGTTGATCTTGAAGCTGCAAACAGTTCATCTGAGGAGTGGAAGAGCAAAGCCAAAGAAGTGGAGTCACAGGTAGAAGAAGCTAAGAATCTAGAGAGATGTGCATCTTTATCTTTGGAGTCTGTGATGAAACAACTCGAAGGAAGCAATGATAAGCTGCACGAAACAGAATCCGAACTCACTAACCTCAAGGAGAAGATCATCACGTTGGAGACAACAGTCGCTAGACAGAAGGATGATCTTGAggaatcagaagaagaactGTCAAAGACcaaaaaagaagtagagaagtTAAAGAAGGAGCTTGAAACTGTCGTTGAGGAGAAGAATCGAGCGTTGGACAAGGAGCAAGACGCGTCTTCAAACGTTCAGAGGCTATTAgaacagaagaagaagcttttaTCAGATCTAGAAACCTCaaaggaggaagaggagaagagcAAGAAAGCAATGGAGACTCTAGCTTCTGCTTTACACGAAGTTTCAAGCGAAGGAAGAGAGTTGAAAGAGAAGCTGTTGAGCCAAGGAGGAGACCAAGATTACGAAGCGCAGATAGAAGACTTGAAGCTGGTCATCAAAGCGACGAGCGAGAAGTACGAGACCATGCTTGATGAATCAAGACACGAGATCGATGTTCTTGTGAGCGCGGTGGAGCAGACCAAGAAGCATTTCGAGAGTTCGAAGAAGGAGTGGGAGATGAAGGAAGCTAAGCTTGTGGATCACGTGAGGAAGATGGAGGAGGAAGTGGCTTCGATGAGTAGGTTGGGTGGTTTGTTGAAGAGGACGGAGGAAGAAGCTGATGCGGCTTGGAAGAAGGAAGCGGAGACGAAGGAGAGTTTGaaggaggtggaggaggaggttGTTTATCTTCAGGAGTGTCTCGGGGAAGCGAAAGCTGAAAGCATGAAGCTTAAGGAGAATCTGTTGGAGAAAGAAAGTGAGTTTGAAAGCGTTGTTCATGAGAATGAGGAGCTGAGGGTAAAGGAAGGTGTTGCTTTGAGGAAGATTGAGGAGTTATCAAAGTTACTAGAGGAAGCAAGATTGAGcaaggaggaggtggaggttAGTGAAAGCGAGAAAGAGTATGATTTGTTGCCCAAAGTGGTTGAGTTTTCTTCTGAGAATGGTCATAGAAGTGTGGAAGAAGAAGCTCCACAAGAACATATCATCAGCAATGGCAATGGTGTGGAGGAGAAAGATATGAATGGAAAGCACGAGGAGGCGAAAACAGAgatgaaagagaagaaagaagagtctccagatgatgatgatgacaaagATAACTCAGTTGAAGTTATCTTCAAGATGTGGGAGAGTTGCCAGGTAGAGAAGAAAGAAGCTGTTCCGGACAAGAAAACAGAACTAGAGTCTCCGGAGGAAGAAAAAGATTCAAGAAAGATCGATGAAAGTGATGAAACCTCGACAGAGAAGGTGGATGAAACCGCAGAAGATGAGATTGTGATGGAGAAgaaaatcaagaagaagaagactctaCTTGGTAAagtcttctcaagaagaaagcAGCAGTAA
- the LOC106432792 gene encoding inositol-tetrakisphosphate 1-kinase 1, producing MSDSTQEKRYRVGYALASKKQHSFIQPSLIEHSRQRGINLIKLDPTKPLLEHGKLDCVIHKLYDLDWKQNLHEFREKCPNVPVVDSPEDIEKLHNRVSMLEVITQLNFPVSERERFGVPKQVVVMDPTVLSCGGGGGEGLGELEFPVIAKPLDADGSATSHKMFLIYDQEGMKILKAPIVLQEFVNHGGVIFKVYVVGGYVKCVKRRSLPDISEEKIGTSKGSLPFSQISNLTATQEEKNKEYGEDRSLEKVEMPPSRFLEELAKAMRRSMGLNLFNFDVIRDARDADRYLIIDINYFPGYAKMPCYEPVLTDFFWDMVTTKKSHV from the coding sequence ATGTCAGATTCAACCCAAGAGAAGAGATACAGAGTCGGATACGCTCTCGCATCCAAGAAGCAACACAGCTTCATCCAGCCTTCGTTGATCGAGCACTCGAGGCAAAGAGGCATTAATCTAATCAAGCTCGATCCAACAAAGCCCTTGCTGGAACATGGGAAGCTCGATTGCGTGATCCACAAGCTTTACGATCTTGACTGGAAACAAAACCTCCACGAGTTTCGCGAGAAGTGCCCTAACGTCCCTGTCGTCGACTCGCCGGAGGATATCGAGAAATTGCACAACAGGGTCTCGATGCTCGAGGTGATCACTCAGCTAAACTTTCCCGTTTCGGAAAGGGAACGTTTTGGCGTCCCGAAGCAGGTCGTTGTGATGGATCCAACCGTTCTGAGctgcggaggaggaggaggagaaggttTGGGGGAGCTTGAGTTTCCGGTGATCGCTAAGCCCTTGGACGCAGACGGGAGCGCGACGTCTCACAAGATGTTCTTGATCTACGATCAAGAAGGGATGAAGATACTTAAAGCACCGATTGTGTTGCAGGAGTTTGTGAATCACGGTGGCGTGATCTTCAAGGTCTATGTTGTTGGAGGTTACGTGAAGTGCGTAAAGAGAAGATCTTTACCTGATATCTCCGAGGAGAAGATCGGGACGTCTAAAGGGTCTTTGCCCTTTTCGCAGATATCGAACTTGACTGCTACTCAGGAGGAGAAGAACAAGGAGTATGGTGAGGATAGGAGCTTGGAGAAAGTGGAGATGCCTCCTTCGAGGTTCTTGGAGGAGTTAGCTAAGGCGATGAGGAGATCGATGGGTTTGAATCTGTTCAACTTTGATGTGATTAGGGATGCGAGAGATGCGGATAGGTATCTGATAATTGATATTAATTACTTTCCTGGTTATGCTAAGATGCCGTGTTATGAGCCTGTGTTGACGGACTTCTTCTGGGACATGGTCACCACAAAGAAGAGTCATGTCTGA